A window of the Lolium perenne isolate Kyuss_39 chromosome 7, Kyuss_2.0, whole genome shotgun sequence genome harbors these coding sequences:
- the LOC127314648 gene encoding uncharacterized protein: MDQISSATTTPHPRAKATLVLGAESFAVSSESGTLSEQLAAMREKSMVILKDYITRHNAPNDVPDEPVEGLSDDEGEALAKNPPKKSKKQK; encoded by the coding sequence ATGGACCAGATAAGCTCCGCCACGACAACTCCTCATCCGAGAGCGAAGGCCACCCTGGTTCTCGGCGCAGAATCCTTCGCGGTCAGCTCCGAGTCTGGGACGCTGTCGGAGCAGCTGGCGGCGATGAGGGAGAAGAGTATGGTGATCCTCAAGGACTACATCACCAGGCACAACGCCCCGAACGACGTCCCCGATGAGCCCGTCGAGGGCTTGTCTGACGACGAGGGCGAGGCGCTCGCTAAAAACCCACCCAAGAAATCTAAGAAGCAGAAGTGA